The following are from one region of the Muntiacus reevesi chromosome 3, mMunRee1.1, whole genome shotgun sequence genome:
- the PRRC2B gene encoding protein PRRC2B isoform X6: protein MSDRLGQITKGKDGKSKYSTLSLFDKYKGKSVDSIRSSVIPRHGLQSLGKVATARRMPPPANLPSLKSENKGNDPNIVIVPKDGTGWANKQDQQDPKSSSATASQPPESLPQPGLQKSVSNLQKPTQSISQENTNSAPGGPKSWAQLNGKPAGHEGGLRASSRLLSFSPEEFPTLKAAGGQDKAGKEKGVLDLSYGPGPSLRPQNVTSWREGGGRNIISATSLSASPTELGSRNSSAGDGAPSSACTSDSKDPSLRPAQPVRKGASQFLGNVYHPPTYHDMLPAFMCSPQSSENQGTVERGSFPFPQLRLEPRVPFRQFQTNDQDGKENRLGVSRPTRPLRPLVERAPRPTIVNAENLKGLDDLDTDADDGWAGLHEEVDYSEKLKFSDDEEEEEVVKDGRPKCWDPRRQRQLSLSSADSADAKRTQEEGKDWSETGGVTRVVRKAPEPQPPSRKPHSWASGPDYQQKSSMGTVFRQQSAEDKEDKPPPRQKFVQSEMSEAVERARKRREEEERRAREERLAACAAKLKQLDQKCKQAQRANEAQKQAEKEAPRSPGAEKVAPQENGPAVHKGSPEFSAQETASTFSEEVPTVPPAVTQSGGSEEGPRETGSPAQEFNKYQKSLPPRFQRQQQQQQQEQLYKMQHWQPVYPPPSHPQRTFYPHHPQMLGFDPRWMMMPSYMDPRIPPARTPVDFYPSALHPSGLMKPIMPPDSLSGTGCRSEDQSCVPPLPERKVTTIDPAPVWSPEGYMALQSKGYSLPHPKSSDSLAMDVHVRSESSYSASPGRSGGMSAQRELLEERGQEYLSASDKKAPADCDSRVSSQRVGQELLFPPQENGQEAGTPVSHTPNLRCSPLEPDFAPTEKKPEYGDWDVNHQSKVTDPDAAVEKEVPREEPPFSVSSWEKEGSPSKPPALEPEWTPEARGTSSQHPEQTGRTRRSGPIKKPVLKALKVEDKEKELEKVKPELAEGSTRLARGTGPVHEAAEGEDQENDPALANAAPATSEEQGSARASLGRETSRPEEDNKPDGAPEARPSREASHTPPTKRNNWIFIDEEQAFGSRGPARGRGRGFREFTFRGRPTGSGLCGGGVLGARGLYSGSQRSGRGRGPREFGPPDDFPRAKPRRRIASETHSEGSEYEELPKRRRQRGAEPGDEGALPEREETTGRKGDFRESWRSGRMHPEDHGGPEAKNRGPRAFGRALPPRLSNCAYGRRTFAAKEVAPWPSRGSGASWQEPGPPDACGARRPLDRDYIPDTYRRPDTLGSRGFEDGRVEDKRAFFQDDHAADSENAENRPFRRRRPPRQDKPPRFRRLRQEREALGLWGPEDEPPLAAGQWPGRPRPCPGDRSSATGRRSPELAYQNSSDHANEEWETASESSDFSERRERRAGPELDPQADGGPPGVSAGEKKELAKRSFSGQRPLVDRQSRKLEPGGFGEKSVRPGGGDTSPRYESHQNGTPLKAKRSPDEALPGGLGCGNGTGHYTLERAAHAASDVTEASCEKAEEAKLAAQRSGEHGETMKPFDLNYGHAVIENCGPSPGEESAVGALVGEGFIEVLTKKQRRLLEEERRKKEQAVQVPVKGRSLSSRIPPRFAKKQNSLCLEQGDGPVSGSSLGTEIWESSSQALPLQASTSDSWTKAATAFTSTEPGSAEQGFKSSQGDSGVDLSAESRESSATSSQRSSPYGTLKPEEASGPGLEPKADGHKEQTQKQSEPKDSEQGSGQSKEHRPGPIGNERSLKNRKGSEGAERLQGAVVPPVNGVEIHVDSVLPVPPIEFGVSPKDSDFSLQPGSASGPVGNPVVKLQDALASNAGLAPSIPILRRDHHIQRAIGLSHMSFPTADLTLKMESARKAWENSPSLPEQSSPGGAGSGLQPPSSGGASSGVSYSSFGGVSMPPVPVASVAPSASLPGSHLPPLYLDGHVFASQPRLVPQTIPQQQSYQQAAAAQQIPISLHTSLQAQAQLGLRGGLPVSQSQEIFSSLQPFRSQVYMHPSLSPPSTMILSGGTALKAPYSAFPGMQPLEMVKPQSGSPYQPMSGSQTLVYEGPLSQAAGLGASQMLDSQLPQQLTMPLPGSQLPLPRYGSGQQPLLLPQSIQLPQAQSLSVGAPRRILAPGSQPSVLNTSRESSQMEMKGFHFADSKQNVPSGGSVPSPQTYRPSSASPSGKPSGSAVNMGSVQGHYVQQAKQRVDEKPGLGAVKLQEPPSAASPLKRTGAIKPRAVKVEESKA, encoded by the exons GTGGACCAAAGTCATGGGCACAGCTGAATGGAAAGCCAGCAGGACACGAAGGTG GTTTAAGGGCCTCAAGCCGACTGTTATCCTTCTCTCCCGAGGAATTTCCGACGCTGAAAGCAGCTGGAGGGCAGGACAAGGCTGGCAAAGAAAAGGGCGTCTTAGATCTGTCGTATGGGCCAGGACCAAGCCTCCGCCCTCAGA ATGTGACAAGCTGGAGGGAGGGCGGTGGGCGAAACATAATTTCTGCCACGTCTCTGAGCGCCTCCCCAACTGAGCTGGGCAGCAGGAACTCGAGTGCGGGAGACGGAGCCCCCTCCTCGGCATGTACCAGCGATTCTAAGGACCCCTCTCTCCGCCCGGCTCAGCCTGTCCGAAAAGGGGCTTCACAGTTCTTGGGGAATGTATACCACCCACCTACATACCATGACATGCTTCCTGCTTTT ATGTGTTCACCACAGTCATCAGAGAACCAGGGTACAGTGGAACGAGGATCTTTTCCCTTTCCTCAGCTCCGTCTTGAGCCCCGTGTCCCTTTTAGACAGTTCCAGACGAATGACCAAGACGG aaaagaaaacagactggGAGTGAGCCGCCCAACCCGTCCCCTGAGGCCACTGGTGGAGCGGGCGCCACGACCCACCATCGTCAACGCAGAAAACCTGAAGGGCCTCGACGACCTGGACACCGACGCCGATGATGGCTGGGCAG GCCTCCATGAAGAAGTGGACTACTCCGAGAAGCTGAAGTTCAGtgatgatgaggaggaggaggaagtggtgaAGGACGGCAGGCCAAAGTG TTGGGACCCCAGGAGGCAGCGGCAGTTGTCCTTGAGCTCTGCAGACAGTGCTGATGCCAAGCGCAcccaagaggaaggaaaagactgGAGTGAAACAGGAGGCGTGACCCGTGTCGTCCGGAAGGCGCCGGAACCTCAGCCGCCTTCCAGGAAGCCGCACAGCTGGGCGTCGGGCCCTGATTACCAG CAGAAGTCCTCAATGGGCACCGTATTTCGGCAGCAGTCTGCCGAGGACAAAGAGGACAAGCCCCCCCCGCGGCAGAAGTTCGTCCAGTCGGAGATGTCCGAGGCTGTGGAGCGAGCCCGGAAGCGCCGGGAGGAAGAGGAGCGCCGGGCGCGTGAGGAGAGGCTGGCAGCCTGTGCCGCCAAACTCAAGCAGCTTGACCAGAAGTGCAAGCAGGCTCAGCGTGCGAATGAGGCCCAGaagcaggcagagaaggaagCTCCCCGCTCTCCGGGGGCTGAGAAGGTGGCTCCCCAGGAGAACGGCCCTGCCGTCCACAAAG GCTCCCCTGAGTTCTCTGCCCAGGAGACCGCCAGCACGTTTTCAGAAGAAGTCCCCACAGTTCCTCCAGCAGTGACTCAGAGTGGCGGCAGTGAGGAGGGGCCCAGGGAGACTGGGTCCCCTGCGCAGGAATTCAACAAGTACCAAAAGTCACTCCCTCCCAGGTTCCagcgccagcagcagcagcagcagcag GAGCAGCTGTACAAGATGCAGCACTGGCAGCCGGTGTACCCTCCGCCGTCCCACCCGCAGCGCACCTTCTACCCGCACCACCCCCAGATGCTGGGCTTCGACCCCAGGTGGATGATGATGCCCTCTTACATGGACCCACGGATCCCACCCGCTCGGACGCCAGTGGATTTCTATCCCTCGGCCCTGCATCCCTCGG GATTGATGAAACCCATAATGCCCCCGGATTCCCTCAGTGGGACCGGCTGTCGCTCTGAGGACCAGAGCTGTGTGCCCCCGCTGCCAGAAAGGAAGGTGACCACCATTGACCCCGCCCCTGTGTGGAGCCCTGAGGGTTACATGGCATTGCAGAGCAAGGGCTACTCACTGCCCCACCCGAAATCCAGCGACAGTTTGGCCATGGACGTGCATGTCAG GAGTGAAAGCTCTTACTCTGCCTCCCCCGGAAGGTCAGGGGGCATGAGTGCCCAGCGCGAGCTCCTTGAGGAGAGAGGGCAGGAGTACTTGAGCGCTTCTGACAAGAAGGCCCCAGCAGACTGTGACTCCCGTGTCTCCTCTCAGAGAGTAGGCCAGGAGCTTTTGTTTCCACCCCAAGAAAATGGTCAGGAAGCAGGCACTCCTGTGAGTCACACCCCAAACCTCAGGTGCTCCCCACTGGAGCCTGACTTTGCCCCCACAGAGAAAAAGCCCGAGTATGGTGACTGGGACGTGAACCACCAGTCAAAGGTCACCGACCCAGACGCTGCGGTTGAGAAGGAGGTACCGCGGGAGGAGCCACCCTTCAGTGTCTCCTcctgggagaaggaagggagcCCGAGTAAGCCGCCAGCTCTGGAGCCTGAGTGGACGCCAGAAGCCCGGGGCACCAGCAGCCAGCACCCAGAGCAGACTGGCAGGACCCGTAGGTCCGGCCCCATCAAGAAACCTGTCCTGAAGGCCCTCAAGGTGGAGGACAAGGAGAAGGAGCTCGAGAAGGTAAAGCCGGAGCTGGCAGAGGggagcacccgcctggcccggggGACGGGGCCTGTCCACGAGGCAGCTGAGGGCGAGGACCAAGAGAATGACCCTGCGCTGGCCAATGCGGCTCCGGCCACTTCGGAGGAGCAGGGCTCAGCCCGTGCCAGCTTGGGCCGTGAGACCAGCCGTCCCGAGGAGGACAACAAGCCTGATGGGGCCCCGGAGGCCAGACCCTCCAGGGAGGCCAGCCACACACCCCCAACCAAGAGGAATAACTGGATCTTTATTGATGAGGAGCAAGCCTTTGGGAGCCGAGGGCCAGCCCGGGGCCGAGGCCGCGGGTTCCGAGAGTTCACCTTTCGTGGGCGACCCACTGGTAGCGGCCTGTGTGGCGGGGGTGTCCTTGGGGCACGGGGCCTCTACAGCGGCAGCCAGAGGAGTGGCCGGGGCCGGGGGCCACGGGAGTTTGGGCCGCCAGATGACTTCCCTCGGGCCAAGCCCCGGCGGAGGATTGCCAGTGAGACCCACAGCGAGGGCTCTGAGTATGAGGAGCTTCCCAAGCGGCGGCGGCAGCGAGGTGCTGAGCCCGGGGATGAGGGTGCACTCCCGGAGCGGGAGGAGACCACGGGAAGGAAGGGCGACTTCAGGGAGTCCTGGCGGTCTGGTAGGATGCACCCCGAGGACCACGGTGGGCCTGAGGCCAAGAATCGAGGCCCCCGGGCCTTTGGGCGTGCCCTCCCCCCGCGTCTGAGCAACTGTGCGTACGGCCGGAGAACCTTCGCGGCCAAGGAGGTGGCCCCTTGGCCCAGCCGGGGTTCTGGTGCCTCCTGGCAGGAGCCTGGCCCCCCTGATGCATGTGGGGCCCGGCGGCCCTTAGACAGAGACTACATCCCAGACACCTACAGACGCCCCGACACCTTGGGCTCCCGGGGCTTCGAGGATGGCCGCGTGGAGGACAAGAGGGCCTTCTTCCAAGATGACCACGCAGCAGATTCCGAAAATGCAGAGAACCGGCCCTTCAGGCGAAGGCGGCCTCCGCGCCAGGACAAGCCCCCCCGCTTCCGGCGACTCCGACAGGAAAGGGAGGCCCTGGGCCTGTGGGGGCCGGAGGACGAGCCACCCCTGGCAGCCGGCCAGTGGCCGGGCCGTCCCAGACCCTGCCCTGGGGACAGGAGCAGCGCCACAGGCCGCAGGTCCCCAGAGCTCGCCTATCAGAACTCCTCCGACCACGCCAATGAGGAGTGGGAGACTGCGTCCGAGAGCAGTGACTTCAGCGAGAGGCGGGAGCGACGGGCCGGCCCCGAGCTGGACCCCCAGGCCGATGGCGGCCCCCCCGGGGTGAGCGCAGGCGAGAAGAAGGAGCTGGCCAAGCGGAGCTTCTCGGGCCAGAGACCCCTGGTGGACAGGCAGAGCCGGAAGCTGGAGCCGGGAGGGTTTGGGGAGAAGTCTGTTAGGCCAGGTGGCGGTGACACTTCTCCCCGCTATGAGAGTCATCAGAACGGGACGCCTCTGAAAGCCAAAAG GTCCCCAGACGAGGCCTTGCCTGGAGGTCTTGGCTGTGGCAATGGGACTGGCCACTACACGCTGGAGCGGGCAGCCCATGCTGCCTCTGATGTCACCGAAGCCTCCTGTGAGAAGGCAGAGGAGGCCAAGTTGGCCGCCCAGAGGTCAGGCGAGCATGGAGAGACCATGAAACCATTTGATCTGAACTACGGAC ACGCCGTCATTGAAAATTGCGGACCCAGCCCTGGGGAGGAGAGTGCGGTGGGCGCTCTGGTGGGCGAAGGCTTCATTGAGGTCCTGACCAAGAAGCAGCGTCGCCtgctggaggaggagaggagaaagaaggagcAAGCTGTGCAG GTTCCTGTCAAAGGCCGAAGTCTGTCCTCTCGAATTCCTCCTCGGTTTGCGAAGAAGCAGAACAGCCTGTGCCTGGAGCAGGGCGACGGGCCGGTGTCCGGTAGCAGCCTGGGCACCGAGATCTGGGAGAGCAGCAGCCAGG CCCTCCCCCTTCAGGCCTCAACCAGTGACTCCTGGACCAAAGCTGCCACTGCCTTCACCAGCACCGAGCCTGGCTCTGCTGAG CAGGGCTTTAAGAGCAGCCAGGGAGACAGCGGTGTTGACCTGAGCGCCGAGTCCCGAGAGTCCTCAGCGACCTCCTCGCAGCGCAGCTCCCCATATGGCACCCTGAAGCCCGAAGAGGCAAGCGGGCCTGGCCTGGAGCCCAAGGCCGACGGCCACAAGGAGCAGACTCAAAAGCAGTCAGAGCCAAAG GATTCAGAACAAGGCTCAGGACAGAGCAAGGAGCACAGACCAGGACCCATCGGCAATGAGCGctctctgaaaaacagaaagggCTCCGAGGGGGCCGAACGGCTGCAGGGGGCTGTGGTTCCCCCTGTTAATGGGGTGGAGATTCACGTCGACTCTGTGCTGCCGGTGCCACCCATTGAATTTGGAGTCAGTCCGAAG GACTCTGATTTCAGCTTGCAGCCCGGCTCTGCCTCTGGCCCCGTGGGGAACCCAGTTGTCAAACTTCAGGACGCGTTGGCCAGTAAC GCCGGGCTGGCCCCCAGCATCCCCATCCTACGGCGGGACCACCACATCCAGAGGGCCATCGGTCTCTCCCACATGTCCTTCCCCACCGCCGACCTCACTCTGAAG ATGGAGTCTGCACGCAAGGCTTGGGAAAACTCACCCAGCTTGCCAGAGCAGAGCTCGCCAGGAGGCGCCGGCTCAGGCCTGCAGCCCCCATCCTCCGGGGGGGCCTCCAGCGGGGTCAGCTATAGCTCCTTTGGCGGCGTCTCCATGCCCCCCGTGCCCGTGGCCTCAGTCGCACCTTCTGCATCCCTTCCAG GCAGTCACCTGCCACCTCTCTACCTGGATGGCCATGTGTTTGCAAGTCAGCCCCGGCTGGTTCCTCAGACCATACCTCAGCAGCAGAGTTACCAACAG GCTGCCGCTGCCCAGCAGATCCCAATTTCCCTTCACACATCTCTGCAAGCTCAAGCCCAGCTGGGACTGCGGGGCGGGCTGCCCGTCTCCCAGTCTCAGGAGATCTTCAGCTCCTTACAACCCTTCAG GTCTCAGGTGTACATGCACCCCAGCCTGTCACCGCCCAGCACCATGATCCTCTCCGGAGGCACAGCCTTGAAGGCCCCCTACTCGGCGTTCCCAGGCATGCAGcccctggagatggtgaagccCCAGTCCGGCTCGCCCTACCAGCCCATGAGTGGAAGCCAGACCCTGGTCTATGAGGGCCCGCTCAGCCAGGCGGCCGGGCTCGGCGCCTCCCAGATGTTGGACTCCCAGCTCCCGCAG CAGCTGACGATGCCCCTGCCTGGCTCCCAGCTGCCTCTGCCCCGGTACGGCTCCGGgcagcagccgctgctcctgCCACAGTCCATCCAGCTGCCCCAGGCGCAGAGCCTCTCGGTCGGGGCCCCCCGCAGGATCCTCGCCCCTGGGTCCCAGCCTTCGGTCCTCAACACCAGCAGAGAG TCCTCTCAGATGGAGATGAAGGGCTTCCACTTTGCCGACAGTAAACAGAATGTTCCTTCAGGAGGCTCTGTGCCGTCGCCGCAGACCTACAG GCCTAGCTCTGCTAGCCCCAGTGGGAAGCCCTCTGGATCAGCAGTTAACATGGGCTCTGTGCAGGGACACTACGTTCAACAG GCAAAGCAGCGAGTGGATGAAAAGCCCGGCCTGGGAGCCGTGAAGCTGCAGGAGCCGCCTTCAGCTGCTTCCCCGCTGAAGCGAACGGGAGCGATCAAGCCCCGGGCGGTCAAGGTGGAGGAGAGCAAGGCCTGA